From Nocardia sp. NBC_00416:
GCGTGGTCCACGCTGTGCCGAGGCCGCGCGAGCGGGCCGCCAGACAGAAACTCCAGACCGCCGGGAACAGCGACGACCAATAGGAAGCGCTCTGGGCACTCGGCGCGTTGTCGACCCGGCCCTCGAGGCACGGCACGAGCAGCACCGGGACGTCACCCATTCGCTCGGCCAGATAGGTCGCTGAACCGGCGATCCGCAGCCGGGTGCTATCCGCCTCGCCGTCCGTGCCGGGCTGGTTCCCGGGAAAGTATTTCGAGGCCGCGTACAACTCGAACGCCTGTCGGTACAGCTCACCCAGGGCGCGCCGCTTCTCGGCGTCGGTGACCACGACCCAGTGCCAGCCCTGCTGATTCGAACCGCTCGGCGCCTGGATCGCCAGTTCGAGGCATTCACGGACGATCTCCAGGGGTACCTCCCGGTCGAGATCGAGACGCTTGCGCACCGCCCGCGTGGTGGACAGCAGTTCGTCCGGCGACAGCTCCAGCTCTATCGGCACAATTGCCCTTTCCGTCGATCGTGGGGACGCCTCGACCGGCGACCC
This genomic window contains:
- a CDS encoding nitroreductase family protein — encoded protein: MELELSPDELLSTTRAVRKRLDLDREVPLEIVRECLELAIQAPSGSNQQGWHWVVVTDAEKRRALGELYRQAFELYAASKYFPGNQPGTDGEADSTRLRIAGSATYLAERMGDVPVLLVPCLEGRVDNAPSAQSASYWSSLFPAVWSFCLAARSRGLGTAWTTLHLRYEREAADILGIPYDTVSQGALLPVAYTKGTSFRPAPRKDLDQILHVGSW